TGCTCCAAATACAGTTCGTTCTTCAGGCGGTGATAGGCAGGAAGGAGAGATTCGGGCAGAACCATATAATGAAGACAGAGCGCGGGCGACACAGACTGCGCGAAGCTGCCCATATAAACGACGGGGCTGTGATCCGCCAGTCCCTGAATGGAAGGAACCGGCCTTCCGTGATAGCGGAATTCTCCGTCGTAGTCATCCTCGATCAGGAGGCCGCCGCTGTTCAGTGCCCACTCCAGAAGCCGCATTCGCCGCGCTATCGGCATCGTCATCCCGCAGGGGAATTGATGAGAAGGCGAGATATAGAGGACTTGCGCTCCGCTCTCAATTAGGCGCTCCACATTCAAGCCGTCCTTGTCCAGCGGCAGCGGCACGGTGCGAAATCCGTGTCTTTGAAAGGTAGAAGGCAGCAGATGATATCCGGGGTCCTCAAACCCGAGACTGTCCGAGTGCTCACGAAGCATCAGGGCGAGCAGGGAGGACAGCGTATACTGGTCGCCGCCGATCACAATTTGTTCCGGAGTGCAGCGAAGCCCCCGGAATTGGCGCAGATAAGAGGAGATGCTGTCCCGCAGGGCGGGTTCGCCCTGCGGATCGCCGTAATGCAGAATATCTCCCCGCCCTACCTGCTCCTGCAGCAGATTTCTCCAGATTTTATTCGGGAATAGGGTAAAGTCATTTTTGGATTGGTGAAAATCATAGGTATACTCCCGTTCATCCCGGGCTGTAACCCGATAGGATGGCGGCGCTGCCCTCCGCAGTTCCGCTGAATCATAGCTATGTATAGCTTGCACATAATAGCCACTCTTCGGCTTACTGTTAAGAAAGCCTTCGGCGAGGAGCTGTTGATAGGCGGTTTCGACCGGCGTGGCACTGATATGAAGCTGGGCAGCGGCCGACCGGATCGAGGGGAGCCGCGCGCCGCCGGGAAGGCTGCCGTTCATAATCTCCCGCTTTAGGAATTCATAGAGCTGAATATAGAGGGGGCCCCTTCCGGGATCATTCAGGCTGGGGAAGATTAGCATGTCTTTTTCCTCCATCTGTCCTTTGAAAATTATCCAATTTGTACATTTTAAAGGATGCAGTTATGAAATACCATAGCATTATCAAGGAAACGGGAGATGAACATAATGCGCACGGCAACCAGGTTTTTGACGGGAGAACGGGTCTATTTGCGCCCGATTAACGCGGAAGACGCGGAGTGGTACTATCATCAGTTAGACGGCAGCGAGACGAGAAGACTAACGGGAACGCAGAAGATCTACACCAAGGAGCAGATCGAACGCTATGTTCTGGAAAAAGCGAACGATGCCTCCGCCGTGCTGCTGCTGATCGCTCTGAACGAAAATGACGAGATGATCGGCGATATCGCGATTCAAGACATCGACCGGATGAACCGGAACGCAAATATTCGCATTGACGTGAGCGAGGAGCGTCATCAGGGAAACGGCTATGGACGGGAAGCACTGCTGCTAATGCTGGAATACGGCTTTGGCATTCTGAATCTGCACCGGATCGAGCTTGAAGTATATTCGTACAACAAACGCGCGCTTCATGTATACGAGGGACTCGGTTTTACGAAAGAGGGCGTGCGCCGCGAAGCGCTGTACTATGATCATGAATACCATGACATCATTACGATGAGCCTGCTGGAAGAGGAATACAGAAATAAGTTTTGCAGCAAAGGTCAAAAAAGGTCAAATTAATCAAAACACTAAAATTTTGCATTGAAAATGCCTGGAGACGCCGGAATTCGGCGTTTTTTCGTCTTTAATCGGCTTTGAGACTTGAGCGGGCGAGGGCTATAATAAACATGTAAGGTCAAATAAAGTCAAAGTCAAAAGAGAGGAGAATGCAAGATGTTTGATCTGGTTCCTTTTGGAAAATGGCGTGAAGAGGCCTTCGGCCAATTGGCCAAATCCTTCGGCGATATGTTTGGGGACGACTTCTTCGCTCCGCTCAAGAGTTTCACTTTGTCTTTCCGTACCGACGTCCGCGAGAGCGAGAACGCCTATCAGATCGAAGCCGAGCTTCCGGGATTCGCCAAAGAGGACTCGTGATTGATTACGCAGCGCCGTACTTGACGATCAAGGCCGTGCGCAAGGAAGAGAACGCCGAGGAGAACAACGACCGGCAGATCGTTCGCAAGGAGCGCCGTTACGGAGAGTATGTCCGCAGATTTTACGTTCAGGACATTAATGAAGAAGGTATCCGCGCTTCGCTGAGGAATGGCGTATTGTCGCTGGAGGTGCCGAAACGGCAAAAACCGGCGGGCACACGGATTGAAATCCGGGATGACGAACAATAAGGCTAATGTCTTTCAATGAAAAGACGGAAATTGGTCATTTAATAGATATGAGGAGCGCATTGTAGATCGTTTTCTGGCTATAATGCGCTTTTTTTCGAAGATATGCGGGTTTGGGGGATCAATTCGATTACAGCGGCCGCATTAGGGGGAAATAAATAATATAGGAAAGAAAGGGGGCGCGCAGATGGCGGAAACCGGATATTATGATGTGCTTGGCGTCAGCAAGGACGCGTCCAGGCAGGACATTAAAAAGGCGTACCAGAAGCTAGCCAAGCAGTGGCATCCCGACGTGAACAAGGCGCCCGAGGCGGAGGAACGATTCAAGAAAATAGCTGAGGCGTACGAAACGCTTGGGAACGAGGAGAAACGCAAAGCCTACAATGAAGCGGCGAAATACGGCTTCGGGCGCGGACCGTCGGGCGGCAGCGCATCCTGGGGAGCTCCGGGCGAAGGATGGAGCGGAAGCTATTCTTTCGGCGGCGCGGACATTCCGGACGGCGACCTGTTTGAGATGTTCTTCGGCAGCAGAGGAGCGGCCGACCGGACGGGATTCGATTTCAACCCGGGCGGAAGACGTCCGGGAACAGGCGGTTTCGCCGGAGTCATGGGCGGTATGGGCGGCATGATGGAAGCGCGGCTCGACATTACGCTGGAACAGGCGTATAAAGGCGGCGCCGTTACCGTGCAGGCCGGAGAGAGGACGGTGACCGTGAATATCCCGCCAAGGTCGGGTGACGGAACGGTAATCTCCGTGCCGGGAAGCGGAGATCGCGGACGGCGGGGCGAAGATGAAATGCTGATTATCCTGAACATCCGCGCTCATGAGACTTACGAAGTGAGCGGCGGGGATCTTCGCGGAATCCTCCAAATTGCTCCCTGGCAAGCCGTCCTTGGCGGCGCCGTAAAAGTATCCTTGCCGGACGGAAGCGCGGTCAAGCTGAAGATTCCGGCAGGCATCCGGAGCGGCAGGACGCTGCGGATACCAGGCAAGGGGCTGAAGCGGGAGAACGGATCATACGGAGATGTCCTGTTCGACATCGAGCTGGTTGTGCCGGAACACGTAAGCGAGGCTGAGAAGCAACTGTACCGGCAGCTTGAGCATTCCTCAAGCTTTCAGGCGGGCGCCAAAAAGCGGGGCGCGGAAGACAAGCGCCGCGGAGCCGCGGCCGGTTGAGCGGTAGGAGGACAAGCGGCAGAACAAGTAAGAACTGGAGCGAATGATTGAATGATTAAGGCAAGAGATCATATAAGGAAGGGAATGAAGCGGAAATGGACTTCAATAAATTAACGCAAAAGCTGCAGGAGGCGGTCGCTTCCGCGCAGTCATTGGCCTCGGGCGCAGGTCACCAGGAGATCGATAATCCGCATCTGCTCAAAGCGCTGCTTGAGCAGCATGAGGGGCTGCTGCCCCGGCTGCTGCAAAAAATGAACGTGCCCGTGAACGACCTGCTGTGCCGCACGGATGAATTGCTGCGGCGTAGGGCCTCTGTCGGCGGCACGGGCGCCGGAACGGTGCGGCGGTACGCTTCGCCCGCGCTGATCGCCACGCTGGAACAGGCCGAGAAGGAAGCGGCGGCCATGCAGGATGAATTTGTGGCGGTGGAGCATGCCGTGCTGGCGATGGTATCCGGCAGCGGTGGGAATGCGGATATCCGCCGGATTTTTGAAGCCCAGGGTGTGACGCGCGAGAAGCTGCTGCAGGTGCTGGCGGAGATCCGCGGGCACCAGCGGGTGACGAGCCGGGAGCCGGAAGCGACATACGAGGTGCTGGAGAAATATGGCCGCGACCTCGTCGCCGAGGTGCGCGCGGGCAAGGTTGATCCCGTCATCGGCCGCGACGGCGAGATCCGCCGGGTTATCCGGATTCTCTCCCGGAAGACGAAGAACAATCCGGTGCTGATCGGCGAGCCGGGCGTCGGCAAGACGGCGATTGTGGAAGGCCTGGCCCACCGGATTGTCCGCCGCGACGTGCCGGAGGGCCTGAAGGACAAGACGATTTTCTCCCTCGACATGAGCGCGCTTGTCGCCGGAGCGAAGTACCGCGGCGAGTTCGAGGAGCGGCTTCAGGCCGTTCTAAAGGAGATCAAGGAGAGCGACGGCCGGATTATCCTGTTCATCGACGAGCTGCATACGATTGTCGGCGCGGGCAAGACCGAAGGGGCAATGGATGCGGGCAACATGCTGAAGCCGATGCTGGCCAGAGGCGAGCTGCACTGTATCGGCGCCACGACGCTCGATGAGTACCGCAAGTACATCGAGAAGGACCCGGCGCTGGAACGCCGGTTCCAGCAGGTGCTGGTCAGCGAGCCGGACGTCGAGGACACGATTTCGATTCTGCGCGGCCTGAAAGAGCGTTTCGAGGTGCATCACGGCGTCAAAATCCACGACAGCGCGCTGGTGGCCGCGGGCGTATTGTCCAACCGCTACATTACCGACCGCTTCCTGCCGGACAAGGCGATCGACCTAGTCGACGAGGCCTGCGCGATGATCCGCACGGAGATTGACTCCATGCCGGGCGAAATGGATGAAGTGACCCGGCGGCTGATGCAGATGGAAATCGAAGAAGCGGCGCTCAAAAAAGAAACCGACGACGCCAGTCGTCGCCGTCTGGAATCGCTCCAGCGGGAGCTGGCGGATCTCAAGGAGAAGCACCTGGAAATGACGGCCCGTTGGGAGAAGGAGAAGTCGGCCATTTCCGGCGTCCGCGAGCTGAAGAAAAGATTGGAGCAGGCGCGAATGGACCTGGAGCGCGCCCAGGAAGAGTACGATCTGAACAAATCGGCTGAGCTGAGCTACGGCATTATCCCCGACCTTGAGCGGCAGGTGAAGGCTGCGGAGGAAGCGGCGCAGCAGGACGGCGACTCCCGGCTGCTGCGCGAAGCGGTGACCGAGGACGAAATTGCCGACATCGTTTCCCGCTGGACCGGCGTTCCGGTCAGCCGGCTCGTCGAGGGCGAACGCGACAAGCTGCTGCGCCTGGAAGAGACGCTGCATCAGCGCGTCGTTGGCCAGGACGAAGCGGTGTCGCTGGTGTCCGACGCCGTGCTGCGGGCGAGAGCGGGCATCAAGGACCCGAACCGGCCGATCGGTTCGTTCCTGTTCCTTGGCCCGACCGGCGTTGGCAAGACAGAGCTGGCGAAGGCGCTGGCGGCGGCGCTGTTCGACCGCGAGGACGGCATGATCCGTATCGACATGTCGGAGTACATGGAGAAGCACAGCGTGTCCCGGCTGGTCGGCGCGCCTCCGGGATATGTCGGCTACGAGGAGGGGGGCCAGCTTACGGAAGCGGTGCGGCGCCAACCTTATACGGTTATCCTGCTGGATGAAGTGGAGAAGGCCCATCCGGACGTCTTCAACATCCTGCTGCAGCTGCTCGATGACGGCCGCCTAACCGATTCGCAAGGGCGGATCGTCGATTTCAAGAATACAATTATCATCATGACTTCAAATATCGGCTCGCCTCATCTCATTCAGGGCACCGACGATAACGGCGACCTTACGCCTGCGGTCAAGGAGCGCGTCATGCGCGAGCTGCGGGGCCATTTCCGCCCCGAGTTCCTGAACCGGGTGGACGATATCGTGATGTTCAAGCCGTTGTCGCTTGGCGAAATCCGCCAAATCGTCGGCAAGCTGGTGGACGGCCTGCGGGCGCGCCTGGCCGAGCGGCAGGTCGGCCTTGTCCTCACGGACGATGCGGTGCGCTTTATCGCGAAGGAAGGCTTCGATCCCGTATACGGCGCGCGGCCGCTGAAGCGGTTCATCCAACGCAGCCTGGAAACCCGGGTCGCCCGGGCGCTGATCTCCGGAGAGGCGGGCGAAGGCTCCGTCCTGAAGGTCAGTGAGTCGGACGGCG
This region of Paenibacillus sp. URB8-2 genomic DNA includes:
- the pdxR gene encoding MocR-like pyridoxine biosynthesis transcription factor PdxR gives rise to the protein MLIFPSLNDPGRGPLYIQLYEFLKREIMNGSLPGGARLPSIRSAAAQLHISATPVETAYQQLLAEGFLNSKPKSGYYVQAIHSYDSAELRRAAPPSYRVTARDEREYTYDFHQSKNDFTLFPNKIWRNLLQEQVGRGDILHYGDPQGEPALRDSISSYLRQFRGLRCTPEQIVIGGDQYTLSSLLALMLREHSDSLGFEDPGYHLLPSTFQRHGFRTVPLPLDKDGLNVERLIESGAQVLYISPSHQFPCGMTMPIARRMRLLEWALNSGGLLIEDDYDGEFRYHGRPVPSIQGLADHSPVVYMGSFAQSVSPALCLHYMVLPESLLPAYHRLKNELYLEHSASRLNQMALHEFMERGHFGRHLRRMRQLYERKHDAVIRSVKRHFGETASLSGRDAGFHLLLTVKSGSAEEELAAAAREADVRIAPMSYTWWNQPSWTEPTFILGFGGIPEERIDDGIKVLKEAWLD
- a CDS encoding GNAT family N-acetyltransferase; translation: MNIMRTATRFLTGERVYLRPINAEDAEWYYHQLDGSETRRLTGTQKIYTKEQIERYVLEKANDASAVLLLIALNENDEMIGDIAIQDIDRMNRNANIRIDVSEERHQGNGYGREALLLMLEYGFGILNLHRIELEVYSYNKRALHVYEGLGFTKEGVRREALYYDHEYHDIITMSLLEEEYRNKFCSKGQKRSN
- a CDS encoding Hsp20 family protein is translated as MIDYAAPYLTIKAVRKEENAEENNDRQIVRKERRYGEYVRRFYVQDINEEGIRASLRNGVLSLEVPKRQKPAGTRIEIRDDEQ
- a CDS encoding DnaJ C-terminal domain-containing protein, whose translation is MAETGYYDVLGVSKDASRQDIKKAYQKLAKQWHPDVNKAPEAEERFKKIAEAYETLGNEEKRKAYNEAAKYGFGRGPSGGSASWGAPGEGWSGSYSFGGADIPDGDLFEMFFGSRGAADRTGFDFNPGGRRPGTGGFAGVMGGMGGMMEARLDITLEQAYKGGAVTVQAGERTVTVNIPPRSGDGTVISVPGSGDRGRRGEDEMLIILNIRAHETYEVSGGDLRGILQIAPWQAVLGGAVKVSLPDGSAVKLKIPAGIRSGRTLRIPGKGLKRENGSYGDVLFDIELVVPEHVSEAEKQLYRQLEHSSSFQAGAKKRGAEDKRRGAAAG
- the clpB gene encoding ATP-dependent chaperone ClpB is translated as MDFNKLTQKLQEAVASAQSLASGAGHQEIDNPHLLKALLEQHEGLLPRLLQKMNVPVNDLLCRTDELLRRRASVGGTGAGTVRRYASPALIATLEQAEKEAAAMQDEFVAVEHAVLAMVSGSGGNADIRRIFEAQGVTREKLLQVLAEIRGHQRVTSREPEATYEVLEKYGRDLVAEVRAGKVDPVIGRDGEIRRVIRILSRKTKNNPVLIGEPGVGKTAIVEGLAHRIVRRDVPEGLKDKTIFSLDMSALVAGAKYRGEFEERLQAVLKEIKESDGRIILFIDELHTIVGAGKTEGAMDAGNMLKPMLARGELHCIGATTLDEYRKYIEKDPALERRFQQVLVSEPDVEDTISILRGLKERFEVHHGVKIHDSALVAAGVLSNRYITDRFLPDKAIDLVDEACAMIRTEIDSMPGEMDEVTRRLMQMEIEEAALKKETDDASRRRLESLQRELADLKEKHLEMTARWEKEKSAISGVRELKKRLEQARMDLERAQEEYDLNKSAELSYGIIPDLERQVKAAEEAAQQDGDSRLLREAVTEDEIADIVSRWTGVPVSRLVEGERDKLLRLEETLHQRVVGQDEAVSLVSDAVLRARAGIKDPNRPIGSFLFLGPTGVGKTELAKALAAALFDREDGMIRIDMSEYMEKHSVSRLVGAPPGYVGYEEGGQLTEAVRRQPYTVILLDEVEKAHPDVFNILLQLLDDGRLTDSQGRIVDFKNTIIIMTSNIGSPHLIQGTDDNGDLTPAVKERVMRELRGHFRPEFLNRVDDIVMFKPLSLGEIRQIVGKLVDGLRARLAERQVGLVLTDDAVRFIAKEGFDPVYGARPLKRFIQRSLETRVARALISGEAGEGSVLKVSESDGGLTVTIEKPEAAPIGKA